Below is a genomic region from Gemmatimonadales bacterium.
ACACGGTCGCCGACGAGCGCTTCTGCTTCCCCATACCGGCCGGCTTCACCGACCGGGAGGCCGCACCGCTCCTCTGCGCCGGCCTCATCGGCTACCGCTCCCTCGTCGCCGCCGGGGACGCCGAGCGGCTCGGCATCTATGGATTCGGCGCCGCCGCGCACATCGTCGCGCAGCTGGCGCGCCGGCAGGGGCGCCGCCTGTTCGCGTTCACCCGGCCCGGTGACCTGGCGGCTCGGCGCTTCGCCCTCGACCTCGGCGCTGAGTGGGCGGGCGACTCCGACCAGCCCGCGCCCGAGCCGCTCGACGCCGCGATCATTTACGCGCCGGCGGGCCAGCTCCTTCCAGCCGCCCTTCGCGCCGTCGCCAAAGGCGGGACCGTGGTGTGCGCGGGCATCCACATGAGCGACATCCCCTCGTTCCCCTACCAGATCCTGTGGGGCGAGCGCGTCGTTCGCTCGGTCGCGAACCTGACGCGGAAGGACGGCGAGGAGTTCCTGCGGATCGCACCCCAGGTTCCGGTGCGGACGGA
It encodes:
- a CDS encoding zinc-dependent alcohol dehydrogenase family protein translates to MRAMLLDAPGRPLRATDLERPIPGPGQVLLEVRACGVCRTDLHLADGELKDPKLPLVLGHEIVGSVVENGRGVTRFAKGDRVGVPWLGWTCGTCRYCRSGRENLCDRARFTGYQIDGGYAEYTVADERFCFPIPAGFTDREAAPLLCAGLIGYRSLVAAGDAERLGIYGFGAAAHIVAQLARRQGRRLFAFTRPGDLAARRFALDLGAEWAGDSDQPAPEPLDAAIIYAPAGQLLPAALRAVAKGGTVVCAGIHMSDIPSFPYQILWGERVVRSVANLTRKDGEEFLRIAPQVPVRTEIEPFPLAEANAALARLRAGEVRGAAVLTP